The DNA sequence gaaaatccactcctgtGTCACCCTCTGGTGCATATGAATGTAAACAAACAGCTTACATGACTAATCATAAATCTCCATGTGTGGTGACTCTTAAGTATTAGATTTTTGTCATTCAGATCTAGAAAGTGGGTATAAATATGAGCAACGGGGGATAAGGTGGGTAGTATAAgggtttatttataaattaattacttattatagttgtatttatttattagagaCACTATTAAAGAGTATTTTATCTTTAACTTTGGTCCTTGAGGGCTTCCATTGAGCGCTGTGGCACTAAAAAGAAGAGGGACGTTTTACATAATGTTTTCCAAGCATGGATCTATGAACACGGTTTTTATTTGGCCTAAAATAATATTCTATTGGATGTCTAATCCCCAATTCTTCAACATAAAGAGATCTATTTACCTTCATGTAATAGTTCTGACGCAGAACCTTTCAGCAAAATCAAACAATTGATAATATGTGGGTTACAAAAACATAGACAAATAACTACCAAAGGTGCCAAGTTGTACCTGTTTCATCCCTTATTGTAAAAGACATAGCGTTGTGCAAGTGTGTGAAAGGAAGGAGCGTGACTCAGTACAATACCTATTATTTAGCCAAAACACATAAGGTGGGACACACAGCAGCCACGTGCACTTTACACAGAGCTCACCATTTGTGATTTTACACACTTGCTTAACTGACGTAGCACCACCCCCTCCCCCCCACCCCATGTGCATACTCTTTTTATGCACCTAAGACGCTGGCCCAATGAATGCCCAGTACAGGACGTTCCATTCTGTAAGCATAAAGCAGAGGCTATCCGTCTCATATGACACTACAGAATCACATTTATCACCAGGCAGTAAAATGAGAAGGAGGGAGATGCGAAGGTTTAAGCTTTTAGATTTGGGTGCAGAGGTCTATATTTTTTAGGATTACTAAAGCTTCCATGCAATCGTGCATGCAACAGATTTCTCAGCTTTATTCCCCcttataaaacatatttcataaGACAAACTCCAGCCTTTAGTCATTTGAACATTGCTGTCCCTATTCTTAAAGCTTTACTAAATGGAAAAAAGCTGTGAAATAGTTTATTCTAAACACATATAAGACCAgcttattttgagtttttttcatACTCCTTAACAAAACAATCATGGTTAAGTTTGTATGTTTGGACTAACTGTCATGCTAGATAATGGAAACCCACTTTTTCTTCAGCTTTGGGTAAAGCTTACTTGTACACTACTTGAACGTTTTAGAATTTCATCCACATCGACAAAACCCCCAGTTGcatctgaagaaaagcaaccctatagcatgatgctgccagcaccGTGTTTCACTGTAGATAGTGTtcttttggtgttttttgtttttatgcaaaACTCCCTTTTAGGACTTGTGGGTGAAAGGTTTGCTTTTATCAGACCTCTCAGAAAGAAGGAGATTGTATTCACACGTAGAACACAACCAGTACTAAACAGAAATTCCTGCAGCTATTAGTGTTGCTGTCTGAACATTTTCAGTGAGTGTAATGTCACAATGTTCTCTGATAAACTTCCTTTACTATGGTATGGTGTATACATAGACAGGCGAGGGGGTACACTTTACAACATTTTTGTCTGTAAAAAGTGCTGCATAAATGCTGTTTACTTAATTATTTCCTCACTTGCTTACAATACAGTGTTATGCAACGCTTTTGAGATCCACTGTGCATTTATCCTATAAATGATCCGCTGCCTGTGCCCCGAGATGAGCGTAAGATGTTTTCAGAAGCTGAATTCTTGTATGTTTATTGTTTAGATTTGAACCAGAGTTTATCTACTTGCCCATAATCATCACCCTCATTTTCTCCTTTTGATGGTGTTGCTTTATTATATGATGGATAGTAATCTCAGAAAATGCTATTCACCCATTTAATGTCTTAAACTATGATGTCAGACCCTATGGTTATTCCTTATATATCAAAACAGGACAAGACATGCAGTCAATGTAAAACAAGAGCTGGCAGACTTTTGAAATGTGTTATCCTCTATGAAGGGTAATATTCTGCCGCAATATTTGAAGACATATTAATGATAGTCTGTTCAGTGTGGTGTTTGATGACATAACAGGCAGTTGTGGGGGTTGGGTGTTTGGGGGGTTGTTTGTGCATACCTTGTTGTTTGTCCTGATGAAAACATACTTTTTAGATACGCTCTAAAGTGTATAAGATGGTTAATCAAAAATGAATTTCAAGAAAACTTATGCTTTTTATAACAGTATTATTGTTTATTGGCTTTTCATTGGACATTAAAGTATTACTGTATACATTTCTATGGTTTCAACATGTACGTTGTATGACTTCAATCTTTAACTGTTGTAACTTAATTCTTGGTTCTAGATATCCGTGAGGATGGAAAGACAAATTTATTGATAAAATTCTGCATAGCTGCTGGCAAACATTGATGCATGCAAAGATAAGAAATACAATTTCTCCCATGTTTGTATAAATCATCTTTCCAGTATTATCATGACACTCGTTCACATCAGTGTTTGATAGTGATGCTTTTCACCTCTGTGAAGAAGTGATAGGAAtctttccctccctccctgcccACACCGGAGTGTTTCATTCCACCAAATGGCAGATTCAGATCTCTCACCAGCCAGCAGTTGGTCCACACCAGTCCAGCTTGTAGCCGCTGGGCCAAACGGTGAACCCTTCCCACGTCCCTGGACCACACAGTAGCTGACAGGCCATAGCGGACCCCGTTTCCCCTGACAACGGCCTCATCCTCTGTGTCAAAGGGGCAGATGCAGGTGACCGGGCCGAAGATCTCCTCCTGCATGACCCGGGAACAGTCAGAGATGCCTGAGATAACTGTAGGGGGCATGAAGTAGCCAGATTTGTTGGGCTCAGGAAGATCAAGGAGGTCGACTCCTTCACCACAGTGGATTATGGCTCCTTCTGATTTGGCAAGCGCCACAAAGCTGCGAACCTTGtgattaaagaagaaaaatttttcacaaaaaagcatgcaacaaaaaaatataaaataaaataaaagctcacCTTCTCTAGGTGCTCTTTGCTAATAAGAGCTCCATTGTGGTTGCTTGGGTTAGATGGATCACCAGTCTTCCACTTCCTAGCTGCAGCTACAAATTTTTCCAAAAACTCAGAGTAAATGTTCCTCTCCACATAAATTCTACTGGTGCACAGGCAAATCTCTCCCTGTGAGGAGAAAATGGTGGAGAAAGTAAGGAATTTCATTATAAGAGGTAAATAGTACAAACAACAATTCCCATCAAACTACAACATTCCTAAATGTTAGCTATTACTGCCACCATCACAGCGCCCTCTTTGAAGAGCAGGCCATGTGTTAAATCACTtcaaaattaattaattcattcattcatttcatttcattaacAATAAGAACGTATGCAAAAAACcaagcaaatttaaaaaaaaacctgatatTCTGTTTAccaatgataataataattacacatACATGTTATACTTAGTTGAACTTTTGGTGGTGGTAGTAGCATCATGATCTGGGCTTTCTTTTCTTGAGACTAAGCTACAATTTTGTCAAGGTGGATAAAATCACAAACAGCTCCGAATCCCATTCAGCATTGATCCGAAACCTATTGGTGTGCTAGAAATCTGTAGATGaagagggattttttttttccagcatcaCTGTGACTCTGAGTCATACATAAAAATCAGCAAAAGAACAGCTTCATGAGAAGAAAAGTAATGTTCTAAAATGGCCTAGCTGGAGTCCAGTAGTGATCACCTGGAGAGGGCTGTGGACAAGACATCTCCTCACAATCTGAATCATTTCCAGAACTTTTGCAAATGTCCATACTTATTCAACTaggttattgcagcttttttatgttttctccaAATAGATTAGTTCATTTTTCATGTATTCTCTAGGGTATTTGTCTTattaaaggtgaaaaaaaaaaaaatcaaggcaATCGTTCTTCGGTGGAAATTGCATTTGGTATGATACAGCAACTCATGCATAGTGATAAGACTGGAGCAGGATTTACCTTAGGCAACATATCATCCTATATCATTTAAACACAACGCAAAGCTAGATTTGCAATAAAGCAATGAGAAAATTTCAGAACAAGTACGTTTTGGCATTAAACCAATAGAAATTCAAGAATATGATGCACTGAAGTCCAAGACTGTTttgtaaatcagataaaaagggTGTATTATTAGTCTACTGGCAATACTTGTGCTGAGAAAAGGAGGCTGCACCATAAACTGAACACAAAGATTTCTATACTTTTGTTGCTCACTGATTTATAATATCAGGTCGGTAATTTTcctaaacaaataaatcaaaaggtGCATTGTTCTGGATTTGTTTCTAAATCTATCTTTCGGGGTTGTATAAATCTTATGATGTTCAGATTTGAAGTATATAGAGAAtatcacacaaataaaaatctcaatgTTTTTAAACCATGATTATTGTTTGCTTACCTGATTGGAAAAGCTGGAGCGAACGGTTGTCTCAATGCACTGTTCTAGGTCTGCATCAGCAAAAATAATGGCTGGGTTTTTACCTCCCAACTCCAGGGAGAGCTTCTTACAGTAGGGGGCGCTCCGCTCTGTAATACGCTGGGCAGTTGCAGTGGAGCCGGTGAAGGAGATCAGCGGGACATCTGGGTGGGCAACAAGGGCATCTCCTGCTCTTGGACCAGTGCCAAACACGATGTTGACTACACCTGGAGGGACTCCTGAAGGACAAAGAGTAGACAAAAAAACAGGTAAGGAGATATGAAGTTACATGAGAACATCATATGTTAGTATTATGCAACTGCATTATGAGGAGTGTAGTCCTACCAGCTTCCTCCATAAGCTTGCACATCATCCAAGCAGTCACAGAGGTCATCTCGCTCGGTTTGGCCACCACAGTGTTGCCCGTGGCGATTGCCGGTGCAATTTTCCACGTTAGCAGGTACAGAGGGAGGTTCCAGGGACTGATCAAGCCAGCTAACCACACAACAATTATAATCTAATAACACTCATGACTCAAGCAAAACCTTTGCAAACTCTAAGGCAAACAAACCAAACTCTCACCAACTCCAACCGGACAGCGAACGGTGTAGTTCAGGCAGCCCATGTGGTCCATCTGGCTGCATTCGGTGGTATGGTGGAGCACGGATGATGCAAAGAAGCGGAAGTTCTGGACAGACCTGGGTATATCCACGGCCCGAGCAAATGTCACAGTTTTACCtgcagagttaaaaaaaaaaaccttagcgCTGGATGATATTAATTCAGGGCTCACTTATACAACATAAATACAATGCTGATATCCCAAATTTCGCAATAATTATTACTATTAGTATACATTAAAGAAACTACATTTAAACATACTGCTTACAAAAGGTCAGCAGGCGCAGGACAGATATTTATTATTTCCTTTagctttttagcattttttttttttttttttacttttggcatatTGTGATCATTCAGTAGGGAGGTGAATGAATACTTGGAAAAGGGGAAATATTATATGCAGGCTATTGCACAAACCTGCTCCACCAGTTGCACAAGAGAGGCACCCCAGATTTTCAGTCATCACACTTGTTCACATCACACCTTACACTTACTTGTGTAGTGTAATGATAATAACATCTTAATACATTTGATCttaataaaaatgctttaataTGGTGTTGGTCCAGCCTTTTACAGCCACAGGGGCTTATTGGAAGGGTTTATTACAAGGTTTAGAAGTGTATTTATGGAAATATTTAACATCACTCTTTTAGGACAGAGTTTGTGAGGCCAGACACTAATATAGGAGGAAAAGGCCTGGCTTGTACTCTCCACACTCATCTCAAAGGTGTTTtatcaggttgaggtcagggcaCTTTGAAGGCTAGTTAAATTTGAAAACACCAAACTCTGGTGTGCAACCTTGTTGAGACAGGAAAGCTCCATCCCCATCATGTTCCCACTGAATCAGGAGAATCACATGATCAAAAATGTCATGGTATGTTAAAGTATTAGGAGTATCTTTCACTGGAATCATAGAGCTGAACCCAACTCCACCATAATCCCTCTGCACCAAACATTATACCTAACACAATGTAGTCAGGAAGTGCCAAATCCAGGCTGGCCCATGACAGGCAAGATTTGCCACTCCAGAGAACTCATCTACTACTACTCTGGAGTCCAGTTTTGATGTCCTTTACACCCATGCATCTGATGCTTGATGCAGATTTGGTGATCTAAGGCTGGATACAGGTGCTCAGCCATGGAAACCCCTTTGTTTAAGCTCTTGACTTAATAATGTGGATAAAATAACACACTATAAGTAACCTTGGTCCTTGGACTCAGCTTGAATGAACTCCTCCATGTTGGCTTCAATCAGGTTGGCCAGCTTGTTGAGGACTTCTGCTCGCTGCTGTGGACTACGAGCTGACCAATCAGGAAAGGCTTCTTTAGCCGCTGCCACTGCCGCGTCCACCTGCAGCCATCAGGCATAGAAAGGGCTCAAGGTTCAAGGCTCTATTATCATTGGCATGTTAGAGATGAAAACAAGTTCATTCTTGTGTTATTCAAAACCCTTTAGGATAGTTGCCTTCAACTCAGATTCATTTCTATGTTATGGAATCAGCTAACCAGGTTTCACTAGTGACAGTTTGTCACAATGTCTGTCCCTTCCACCTGGATTGACTCAGCTGCAGGTGATGACAAGCAGTCCTATACTTAGCCATGTAGGTATAGGACCTGTTTCGTTGGATAATGACACTTTATTACCAGCTTCAACCACCATCTTCGCATGGTCTTAAGTTTTCATTTTGGGTTTGATGTGCACATGTCACACCAAGTCAagttcatctctgggacacagaaaaTGTCTTTCCAGGGAGTTTATGCTTGCATAATTGTCTGAACAGATAAACCTGGCTTCCTGTTTCATCTGAAAATTGTATCCTAAGATAAAGACCAGATCTTTGCagatttattaactttttttccATCATGTCAAACAAGGAAGCAGTATGTTTGAGGTATTGCCTTAATTTACAACCACAGGTGTGAATTTAGCACCATTTAGTTTAAATTCTGTAAGCTaatgttgagaattaaaatcatgtactttcatgctattagtttagtttgcatgtgagaacattaaactgagatttaacatgagtgagccttgaggagagatcacagatcacagcaggagtcaggatgGCACAAGGATGAAACAGAGGTTAGAAAGTTCtcaacagctgcaagcagtaaaagctggctgtagggacaataaagcaataaagttCAACTTTGAGCATGGTATAgataccacaagggagcttggctgatttacaacaccagacTGCATAAGGGGGAGGCActgtcagtaagctttgaagtcaatAGTATAAAGATGTTCTGGAACTTGTAAATGACAGAGACATcggggtaaagacagccatgctttgctgaaatctgcgatctctctccgtaagggccttatgtaattttctttctttgtgttattttgtatattcattttgcataggaaatcattggacttgtTATCTcccaaattaaacttgcgttaatcttaatttcctgctcttcatctgttctttctcacgacatccggactgggtgaggttgaggccgcaaggatatCAATGATAGCATTATTGTACCTCAACACTAACCAGCCAGCAGCTTAAAAATCCACCATCTAGTCGTTCCCAAATGGTTAAAAGGCATAGTAATTTTAGTAGGTGCAAACTTCTGACTtcaaagaaagtaataaaaacaatcCAAACAAAATGTCTCTCTAATGATTCTGCATTGTAAAActtgaaataatgtttgttaTTTTAACTGGCTCTAACAGAGGGAGtctagtctgatttaatgtgagACAAAAAATTATTGTCTTCTTTATAGTGTATGTATGTGGCTTCAACTGCTTCACTCTGTGCCATTGCCTATATAATGGGAGTAAATGTTTTCAACATCCAGCTCATAATGCGCTAAAAACATGAATTGTATATAAATATAAGATCTTgatcatttatatttgttttgtggtgagaAGAATAGGGGTGCACAACTCATTTAAATCAGAGCTTCAGTCAGGGTGATAACTATTAAGATGAGGTGGCCTGAACCATCATTTTAGACTTAGACCATCAGTATTCCTTTTATTAGCATTTATCTCATCTTTAACTTTTGATTttcatatactgtatattttcaTTCTCTACATtctcattttttttacttaacacgcagtataattttttattcttggaccctgtgaaaacatatagcaacaaataatgttttatattgtgAAATGTTTGATATGAAACAGCCAATAGACAATGACCAGCTTATAGTGAGGAAAAGACAAAAGATAAAATAGAACTGAGTTGCTATATCTGTTTtgcttaatttattttgtatatttttatttttaaacactgaaaatctgttttggtttttttttttcagttcctgGGCTTCTATTCTTCATTACACAAGTCTTTCTCATAtgttgtattttgttgtttGCTGGATTGTGTAGTTTGGGTGTGATAGcccaaactaaacctttctggtcCTTGTAGCATTTCCTGAGACAATTCCCATTTTATTTACATGGATTTGATACAATGATGTTTTGGACACTTCATGCTGTTAAAGAGACTTGTGCAAAGAGTTAGGTTTTTATTCCTTAAGAGGTGACCTAAGAGAACACCTTTCCCACAGCTCTGTGGTATCAAAACATGGTCctgttaaacaaaaaatacccacgtttaaaattgtattacacaaacataaaacatttagttCTCAGAACAACTACGAATAGTTCGCTTTCCCATGTGAGGAAATAAAAGTCAGAGTTTATTGACATGGGTGTTTAATGATTACTTCAGTGCTGTATCTGCAAAGAGCAAAGGTGCTTCTTGCTGAAATGCTATAATGTCTAAATTAACCAACATTTATCAGCAAAAAACTCCTCTGCATGTTTAAAAACTCTTTCAGCCATTTAATTAAAGATCAATaacaatgtttaaaattaaaatcagtacaatatcagatattatgataaaaaaattaattattttacagtTATTCACCTGTgcatgtgaaaaaaaatcaggaCATTGCAGCCGAACAACTAAATGTGTGTTGAAGCCATTAAAAGACATGATGACCTATGTTTGTGACAATTCCCTACCTCCTCTTTGCTGCTGTCTGGTACTTTGCAGTACACCTCACCAGTGGAGGGGTTGTAGGAGTCAATGTAATTTCTACAAGAGACAAACATTCCTCCAATGTAGTTCTCCAGAACCAAGTAAGAGTGCTGTTCCGAGCTTTTTGGCATGGTTGTAGTAACAGAATATGTCCGAACTAATAaaagaaactgcaaaaatgacaaCTGGCTGCTACAGACTGGAGCCTCAGATGCCAACCTATGTAAAGGAGGTCTTGTACTGACCCTCCCACAGTGCAGCCTCCACTCTCACAACCAGATAGTGTGGTGTTCAGCTGCAGGGGTGATAAATGATTCTTCCAAGCCAGAATAATGGTGAGCAATTAACGAAGCTGCAAACAGAacacattaaaatataaaagctgTAATTTTCCAAAGCAATTGCAAGAACAGGAATAGTTTTATGCCTTTCTCATCGTTGATATGAACCAGAAATACAGTGGGGAGAGCAattatttgatacactgctgatttttcaggttttcccacttgcaaagcatgtagaagtctttaatttttatcataggtactcttcaactaaGAATGACGTAATCTAAAACaataatccagaaaatcacattgtgtgatttttaagtaattaattagcattttattgcatgatatAAGTATTCGATCACCTAACAAACAGTAAGAATCCCGGACACCTGtccactagaggctgacattttttcgggagtcccacgggtcacgggattcccacgggaaacccgcgggacgggagacagcatcagtaaagatcccgtGATTGGGAAGGTACAGGattaaaaaaatgaacgggagcagacgggagcgggagctaactaataggagggaaataaactaggatcaattgtctttggaaatgtaaaactgagactttgttataaactttaagaaaaaaaaacttggatcgacgccgccattgtgtagtttttttccaagaagcctatactataatgtgagtcaaacgaactacacgacccacaagccaacagtgcttctgatcggtgttttccacctgcgttcagaatggagggagcaaacgcaggtggagaactggacgtggtaaaattggatttgtaacgtaaagtcagaagtaaagacttatctattaaactcatagagctgacaggaaagtcgcaaatattaccgaacttcaggagagttgaatgtagcggtgttaacacgcagtctgctgcttgtaaaacgtgtttagttgtaatcaagttcaccagtgattaaaggacacttgtaaaacagattctggattaaatcagtcctgcatctcttcattcatcaaaccaaaaataccatcatgtgtcaagtctcatctgaccaacaaaattgctgcatgtgcactaaagatttaagaggtaaggtacggaagcccgtgaggggacatggggaaatgtatttcttttgcgtctccactcaatacttttgcgttcggcattttggagcaacagcacagatgataaactgctcataaaacaaacactgatatgtcattgatatggtttatttgtcatatgcaggttaacacgcagtaaacaatgtgatgaaatgcttaggataagaagaaccgttcaaatcacgataaaaacaaaagcactaatggcgtacaaaaaaaaaagtacacatcatgcagcagtaataaggaaataaagtgtcacagatgtggtttcgtgcagtttttttgttcagtagtttgtttgacagcttgtggataaaaactgtcttttagtctgattgaagataattttatttaatgctgatttcaaaataaaactcaataaatctcaaaacgggtgttgtgtttgtttcaattttgcagttaactggtttggaaactatcccacaaagtattgcgaaataacgcaaaaaCTATTgtgtggggacacaaaagagaaaaaattcccccCATGTCCTCTCGCGGAcctcgtagaaaggcttcatcgagggaagatattaaataaatatgttgtgaaatagaaaaaaattgaatgtaccattaaatgtacaatttatttaatacatcattaaatattaagtgtaccactaattacgtcatgtcgtctttaaaattatacttaattattcagtggcatatttaattgcataatagtccatttcatgatataatggtacatttattgtttctaatgatgtattaaataaataaatggtacctttaatttaatggcacatttaatgttacatttctttcatgttacatttacttcacttatgggacattcacaacatttatttatttaatgatgattttattgtattaattttgtccagtttgaccctccattcttgatgcctgtataggaggtcatgttagAATtcgaatcaggtgttctggatcagacgcacatctaaaacttgcagagaaggggtccctgagga is a window from the Girardinichthys multiradiatus isolate DD_20200921_A chromosome 15, DD_fGirMul_XY1, whole genome shotgun sequence genome containing:
- the aldh8a1 gene encoding 2-aminomuconic semialdehyde dehydrogenase; this translates as MPKSSEQHSYLVLENYIGGMFVSCRNYIDSYNPSTGEVYCKVPDSSKEEVDAAVAAAKEAFPDWSARSPQQRAEVLNKLANLIEANMEEFIQAESKDQGKTVTFARAVDIPRSVQNFRFFASSVLHHTTECSQMDHMGCLNYTVRCPVGVAGLISPWNLPLYLLTWKIAPAIATGNTVVAKPSEMTSVTAWMMCKLMEEAGVPPGVVNIVFGTGPRAGDALVAHPDVPLISFTGSTATAQRITERSAPYCKKLSLELGGKNPAIIFADADLEQCIETTVRSSFSNQGEICLCTSRIYVERNIYSEFLEKFVAAARKWKTGDPSNPSNHNGALISKEHLEKVRSFVALAKSEGAIIHCGEGVDLLDLPEPNKSGYFMPPTVISGISDCSRVMQEEIFGPVTCICPFDTEDEAVVRGNGVRYGLSATVWSRDVGRVHRLAQRLQAGLVWTNCWLVRDLNLPFGGMKHSGVGREGGKDSYHFFTEVKSITIKH